A single genomic interval of Methylophilales bacterium MBRSF5 harbors:
- a CDS encoding 30S ribosomal protein S12, whose amino-acid sequence MPTINQLIRKPRKRIVEKSKVPALEASPQKRGVCTRVYTTTPKKPNSALRKVAKVRLTTGYEVISYIGGEGHNLQEHSVVLIRGGRVKDLPGVRYHTVRGSLDTAGVNDRKQARSKYGAKRPKEA is encoded by the coding sequence ATGCCAACTATTAACCAATTAATTCGTAAGCCAAGAAAGCGAATCGTTGAGAAAAGTAAGGTGCCAGCACTCGAAGCATCGCCACAAAAACGTGGTGTGTGTACTCGTGTTTATACCACAACTCCGAAAAAGCCTAACTCTGCTTTAAGAAAAGTGGCTAAAGTGAGATTAACCACTGGTTACGAAGTAATTAGTTACATTGGTGGTGAAGGCCACAACCTGCAAGAACACTCAGTCGTGTTGATTCGAGGAGGTCGTGTAAAAGATCTTCCGGGTGTGAGATACCATACTGTTCGCGGTAGTCTAGATACTGCGGGTGTTAATGATAGAAAACAAGCCCGTTCTAAATACGGTGCAAAACGTCCTAAAGAGGCTTAA
- a CDS encoding 30S ribosomal protein S7: MPRRREVPKREILPDPKFRSQEVSKFVNVLMTSGKKAVAERIIYSAFDQVQGKSGKDPIEVFSVALDNLKPLVEVKSRRVGGANYQVPVEVRPSRRQALAMRWLRDAARGRGEKSMDIRLANEIMDASENKGNAMKKREEVHRMAEANKAFSHFRF; this comes from the coding sequence ATGCCAAGAAGAAGAGAAGTTCCAAAAAGAGAGATCCTACCTGATCCTAAATTTAGAAGCCAAGAGGTTTCCAAATTCGTTAACGTGTTAATGACCAGCGGCAAAAAAGCAGTTGCAGAAAGAATCATCTACAGTGCATTTGATCAAGTGCAGGGTAAGAGTGGTAAAGATCCAATCGAAGTTTTCTCTGTTGCATTAGATAACCTAAAACCTCTAGTGGAAGTTAAAAGTCGTCGAGTTGGTGGCGCTAATTACCAAGTACCAGTTGAAGTTAGACCTTCTAGAAGGCAAGCATTAGCTATGCGTTGGTTACGTGATGCGGCAAGAGGTCGTGGCGAGAAATCAATGGATATTCGTTTAGCGAATGAAATCATGGATGCATCAGAAAACAAGGGTAATGCCATGAAGAAAAGAGAAGAAGTGCATCGTATGGCTGAAGCAAACAAAGCGTTTTCACATTTCCGTTTTTAA
- the fusA gene encoding elongation factor G (EF-G; promotes GTP-dependent translocation of the ribosome during translation; many organisms have multiple copies of this gene), producing the protein MARKTPIDRYRNIGISAHIDAGKTTTTERILYYTGISHKIGEVHDGAATMDWMEQEQERGITITSAATTCFWSGMAQQFDEHRINIIDTPGHVDFTIEVERSMRVLDGACMVYCAVGGVQPQSETVWRQANKYNVPRIAFVNKMDRMGADFFKVHEQMKTRLKANPIPLQVPIGAAETFEGVVDLIKMQAIYWDEASMGMKFDYRDIPADLVDTCNKWRGELLETAAEANEDLMNKYLETGDLSETEILEGLRLRTIGNEIVPMMLGSAFKNKGVQAMLDKVIELMPSPIDVPAIKGTDVSGEKEMSRKPTDEEPFSALAFKIMTDPFVGSLTFFRVYSGVINAGDSVQNAVKGKKERVGRILQMHANSREEIKEVRAGDIAAAVGLKDVTTGDTLCAVGKDIVLERMIFPDPVIHVAVEPKTKADQEKMGIALNRLAQEDPSFRVKTDEETNQTIISGMGELHLEILVDRMKREFNVEANIGSPQVAYREAIKKSVDAEGKFVKQSGGKGQYGHVWLKVEPNEQGKGYEFVDAIKGGTVPREFIPAVDKGLQETIVAGVLAGYPIEDVKVTLYDGSYHDVDSNENAFKMAASFAFKDACKKADPVILEPMMAVEVETPEEYMGDVMGDLSSRRGIVQGMDDNATGKVITVEVPLSEMFGYSTTLRSLSQGRATYSMEFKHYAEAPRNVAEAIMNKE; encoded by the coding sequence GTGGCTCGTAAAACTCCCATTGACAGATATAGAAACATAGGTATTAGTGCTCACATTGATGCTGGTAAAACTACAACCACTGAGCGTATTCTCTACTACACCGGTATAAGCCATAAGATTGGTGAGGTGCATGACGGTGCAGCCACCATGGACTGGATGGAACAAGAACAAGAACGAGGTATTACAATCACATCAGCCGCGACTACTTGCTTCTGGTCTGGCATGGCTCAGCAATTTGATGAACACCGAATCAATATTATTGATACCCCTGGCCACGTAGATTTCACCATCGAAGTTGAGCGATCCATGCGTGTCCTTGATGGCGCATGTATGGTTTATTGTGCCGTAGGCGGAGTTCAGCCTCAATCAGAAACTGTGTGGAGACAGGCCAATAAATACAATGTCCCACGGATCGCATTCGTTAATAAAATGGATAGAATGGGCGCTGATTTCTTCAAAGTTCATGAGCAAATGAAAACAAGATTGAAAGCCAATCCCATCCCGTTGCAAGTTCCGATCGGTGCTGCCGAAACGTTTGAAGGAGTTGTTGACCTTATTAAAATGCAAGCAATCTATTGGGATGAGGCATCAATGGGTATGAAATTTGACTACCGTGATATCCCAGCAGACTTAGTTGATACCTGTAATAAATGGAGAGGTGAATTACTTGAAACGGCTGCTGAAGCTAATGAAGATTTAATGAATAAATACCTTGAAACGGGAGATTTATCTGAAACAGAAATTCTTGAAGGGTTAAGACTAAGAACCATTGGTAACGAAATTGTCCCAATGATGCTCGGCTCTGCTTTTAAAAATAAAGGCGTTCAGGCTATGCTTGATAAAGTAATTGAGCTAATGCCATCCCCTATTGATGTTCCAGCGATTAAAGGGACTGATGTTTCTGGTGAAAAAGAGATGTCACGTAAACCAACTGACGAAGAACCTTTCTCAGCACTTGCATTTAAAATTATGACTGATCCGTTTGTAGGCTCGCTTACATTCTTCAGGGTTTATTCTGGCGTTATTAATGCGGGTGACTCGGTACAGAATGCTGTTAAAGGAAAAAAAGAACGTGTAGGTCGCATACTTCAAATGCATGCGAACTCAAGAGAAGAGATTAAGGAAGTTCGTGCAGGTGATATCGCTGCGGCAGTTGGTCTCAAAGATGTAACTACTGGTGATACTCTATGTGCTGTAGGTAAAGACATTGTCCTTGAAAGAATGATCTTCCCAGACCCAGTGATCCACGTCGCAGTTGAGCCAAAAACAAAGGCTGACCAAGAAAAAATGGGAATTGCTTTAAATAGATTGGCACAAGAAGACCCATCATTTAGAGTTAAAACAGATGAAGAAACAAATCAGACCATTATTTCAGGTATGGGAGAGCTTCATTTAGAAATTTTGGTTGATCGTATGAAAAGAGAATTTAATGTTGAAGCCAACATCGGTTCTCCTCAAGTTGCATACCGTGAAGCGATCAAAAAATCTGTTGATGCCGAAGGTAAATTTGTTAAACAGTCTGGTGGTAAAGGTCAATACGGCCATGTTTGGTTAAAAGTTGAGCCAAATGAGCAAGGCAAGGGTTATGAGTTTGTTGATGCTATTAAAGGCGGTACCGTACCTCGTGAATTTATTCCGGCGGTAGACAAAGGTCTTCAAGAGACGATCGTTGCAGGTGTTCTTGCAGGCTATCCAATCGAAGACGTTAAAGTAACCTTATATGACGGTTCATACCACGATGTGGATTCAAACGAAAATGCATTTAAGATGGCCGCCTCCTTTGCATTTAAGGATGCATGTAAAAAAGCAGACCCTGTGATTCTCGAGCCAATGATGGCTGTTGAGGTGGAAACACCGGAAGAATACATGGGTGATGTCATGGGTGACTTATCGTCAAGACGTGGCATTGTTCAAGGGATGGACGACAACGCCACTGGAAAAGTAATCACTGTTGAAGTGCCATTATCAGAAATGTTTGGCTATTCAACAACATTAAGGTCATTGAGTCAGGGTAGAGCAACATACTCAATGGAATTTAAACATTATGCTGAAGCTCCAAGAAATGTGGCTGAGGCAATTATGAACAAAGAGTAA
- the tuf gene encoding elongation factor Tu (EF-Tu; promotes GTP-dependent binding of aminoacyl-tRNA to the A-site of ribosomes during protein biosynthesis; when the tRNA anticodon matches the mRNA codon, GTP hydrolysis results; the inactive EF-Tu-GDP leaves the ribosome and release of GDP is promoted by elongation factor Ts; many prokaryotes have two copies of the gene encoding EF-Tu), with amino-acid sequence MAKGKFERTKPHVNVGTIGHVDHGKTTLTAAITTILTKKHGGEAKDYSAIDSAPEERARGITINTAHVEYETETRHYAHVDCPGHADYVKNMITGAAQMDGAILVCSAADGPMPQTREHILLSRQVGVPYIVVFLNKADMVDDKELLELVEMEVRDLLNKYEFPGDDTPIIMGSALKALEGDQSEIGEPAILKLAEALDSYIPTPERAVDGTFLMPVEDVFSISGRGTVVTGRVERGIIKVNEEIEIVGIKATEKTTCTGVEMFRKLLDEGQAGDNVGVLLRGTKREDVERGQVLAKPGSITPHTKFTAEIYCLSKDEGGRHTPFFNGYRPQFYFRTTDVTGAVELPEGTEMVMPGDNVSITATLIAPIAMEEGLRFAVREGGRTVGAGVVAKIVE; translated from the coding sequence ATGGCTAAAGGTAAATTTGAGCGTACCAAACCCCATGTTAACGTCGGCACAATTGGCCACGTGGATCATGGTAAAACAACATTAACAGCTGCGATCACAACCATTCTGACTAAGAAACACGGTGGTGAAGCTAAAGATTATTCAGCTATTGATTCAGCTCCTGAAGAAAGAGCTCGTGGTATTACGATTAATACTGCTCACGTTGAATACGAAACTGAAACTCGTCACTATGCTCACGTTGATTGCCCAGGCCACGCGGATTATGTGAAAAACATGATTACCGGCGCTGCTCAAATGGATGGTGCGATTCTCGTATGTTCTGCAGCTGACGGCCCAATGCCACAAACTCGTGAACACATCCTTTTATCACGCCAAGTGGGTGTGCCATACATCGTTGTATTCCTTAACAAAGCTGATATGGTGGATGACAAAGAATTACTCGAATTAGTAGAAATGGAAGTTCGTGACTTATTAAATAAATACGAATTCCCAGGTGATGACACTCCAATCATTATGGGCTCTGCTCTTAAAGCTCTTGAAGGTGACCAATCTGAGATTGGTGAGCCAGCAATTCTTAAACTTGCAGAAGCACTTGACTCTTACATCCCAACTCCAGAACGTGCAGTGGACGGTACCTTCTTGATGCCAGTAGAGGACGTGTTCTCTATCTCTGGTCGAGGTACTGTGGTAACCGGCCGTGTGGAACGTGGCATTATTAAGGTCAACGAAGAGATTGAAATTGTTGGTATCAAGGCAACTGAAAAAACAACATGTACTGGTGTAGAAATGTTCCGTAAATTACTTGACGAAGGTCAAGCAGGTGACAACGTGGGTGTGCTTTTAAGAGGTACAAAACGTGAAGATGTTGAACGTGGCCAAGTGCTTGCGAAACCAGGTTCAATTACACCACACACAAAATTTACTGCTGAAATTTACTGCTTAAGTAAAGATGAAGGTGGTCGACACACTCCATTCTTTAATGGATATCGTCCTCAGTTCTACTTTAGAACAACAGACGTAACAGGCGCTGTGGAGTTACCAGAAGGTACAGAAATGGTAATGCCAGGCGACAACGTATCGATTACAGCAACATTGATTGCACCGATCGCGATGGAAGAAGGTTTACGCTTCGCTGTTCGTGAAGGTGGCCGTACCGTTGGTGCCGGTGTTGTTGCAAAGATTGTTGAGTAA
- the rpsJ gene encoding 30S ribosomal protein S10 (NusE; involved in assembly of the 30S subunit; in the ribosome, this protein is involved in the binding of tRNA; in Escherichia coli this protein was also found to be involved in transcription antitermination; NusB/S10 heterodimers bind boxA sequences in the leader RNA of rrn operons which is required for antitermination; binding of NusB/S10 to boxA nucleates assembly of the antitermination complex) has translation MEMNQKIRIRLKAFDYKLIDQSAQEIVDTAKRTGAIVKGPIPLPTKKERYDLLRSPHVNKKSRDQFEIRTHLRLMDILDPTDKTVDALMKLELAAGVDVEIKL, from the coding sequence ATGGAAATGAATCAAAAAATTAGAATTAGATTAAAGGCTTTTGATTATAAGTTAATTGATCAATCAGCTCAGGAAATTGTTGATACAGCAAAACGGACTGGCGCTATTGTTAAAGGACCAATTCCTTTACCTACCAAAAAAGAGAGATATGATTTACTTCGTTCTCCACACGTAAATAAAAAATCAAGAGATCAGTTTGAAATCCGTACTCATTTAAGATTAATGGACATATTAGACCCAACTGATAAAACTGTAGATGCTCTAATGAAATTAGAACTCGCTGCAGGTGTGGATGTCGAAATCAAGTTGTAA
- a CDS encoding 50S ribosomal protein L3, whose protein sequence is MSLGLVGRKVGMTRLFTEDGNSVPVTVLEVVPNKVTQIKKIDDNGYNGLQVSYGDSKSSKLNKSIKGHLAKAGVDSIDGFKEFRVTGDELNNFQLGGELKVSIFEAGQKVDITGTTIGKGFQGGIKRHHFGSQRATHGNSISHNAPGSTGMCQDPGRVFKGKKMAGHMGAVTRTTQNLEVIRVDENRNLIMIKGAVPGSAGSNVTIKPAVKAKETK, encoded by the coding sequence ATGAGCTTAGGGCTTGTTGGTCGCAAAGTGGGAATGACTCGCTTATTTACTGAGGACGGAAACAGTGTTCCTGTCACGGTACTTGAGGTTGTTCCTAACAAAGTGACACAGATCAAAAAAATTGATGATAATGGCTATAACGGACTTCAAGTGTCCTATGGCGACTCAAAATCTTCAAAATTAAATAAGTCTATCAAAGGACACCTAGCTAAAGCTGGTGTTGATTCGATTGATGGTTTCAAAGAATTCAGAGTTACTGGTGATGAATTAAATAATTTCCAACTTGGTGGCGAATTAAAAGTCTCAATTTTTGAGGCTGGCCAAAAAGTGGACATTACTGGTACTACAATTGGTAAGGGTTTCCAAGGCGGAATTAAACGCCATCATTTTGGCTCACAACGAGCTACTCATGGTAATTCCATCTCACACAATGCTCCAGGTTCAACAGGTATGTGTCAGGATCCAGGCCGTGTCTTTAAAGGTAAGAAGATGGCTGGGCATATGGGTGCAGTTACTAGAACTACGCAAAATCTTGAAGTGATTAGAGTTGATGAGAATAGAAATCTAATTATGATCAAGGGCGCGGTTCCTGGTTCAGCTGGTTCTAATGTAACAATCAAGCCTGCAGTAAAAGCAAAGGAGACTAAATAA
- a CDS encoding 50S ribosomal protein L4, whose product MDIKLVDNKGKASTKKVKASDAIFAADFKESLVHQLLVSYMANARVATRAQKTRAEVKHSTRKPFRQKGTGNARAGMTSSPIWRSGGRAFPNRPDENYSKKVNKKAYRAGMKSIFSELVRQDRLTVVEEFKVDKPKTKSFNELIKNFNIENNVLVITNEFDENLYLSSRNIPTALVVEARYIDPVSLVHFSKVIVTEQALKTIEEMFA is encoded by the coding sequence ATGGATATAAAATTAGTCGATAATAAAGGTAAGGCATCTACAAAAAAAGTGAAAGCTTCTGATGCTATATTTGCTGCTGATTTTAAAGAATCATTAGTTCATCAATTATTAGTGTCTTATATGGCTAACGCCCGTGTTGCTACACGCGCTCAAAAAACAAGAGCCGAGGTAAAACACAGCACAAGAAAACCTTTTAGACAAAAGGGGACAGGTAATGCCCGTGCAGGTATGACATCAAGCCCTATCTGGAGGTCTGGTGGCCGTGCATTCCCAAATCGCCCCGACGAAAATTATTCTAAGAAGGTAAATAAAAAAGCTTATCGTGCAGGAATGAAATCCATCTTTTCAGAGCTGGTTCGCCAAGACCGCCTTACAGTGGTTGAGGAATTCAAAGTGGATAAACCAAAAACAAAGTCTTTCAATGAACTAATTAAAAACTTTAATATTGAAAACAACGTTTTGGTAATCACGAATGAGTTTGATGAAAACTTATATTTATCATCAAGAAACATTCCGACAGCTCTTGTTGTTGAAGCAAGATATATTGATCCAGTAAGCCTTGTTCATTTTTCTAAAGTTATCGTAACTGAGCAAGCGCTTAAGACTATCGAGGAGATGTTTGCATGA
- the rplW gene encoding 50S ribosomal protein L23 (binds third domain of 23S rRNA and protein L29; part of exit tunnel), giving the protein MSEITIKNSQTLNAIVAPQITEKATYVADKFNQVAFKVRKSATKDQVKEAVELMFKVEVTAVNLLNMKGKTKRRGNNFGKRADWKKAYVSLKPGQEINFVGD; this is encoded by the coding sequence ATGAGTGAAATAACTATCAAAAACAGCCAAACACTTAATGCAATTGTTGCTCCACAAATCACTGAAAAAGCAACTTATGTGGCTGATAAATTCAACCAAGTAGCATTTAAAGTGAGAAAATCAGCAACCAAAGATCAAGTAAAAGAGGCTGTTGAATTAATGTTTAAAGTAGAAGTTACTGCAGTTAATCTTCTTAACATGAAGGGTAAAACTAAAAGACGTGGTAACAATTTTGGTAAACGCGCTGACTGGAAAAAAGCTTATGTATCTCTTAAGCCTGGTCAAGAAATTAATTTTGTTGGAGATTAA
- a CDS encoding 50S ribosomal protein L2: MSILKVKPTTPGQRGLQKVVTEGLHKGKPHAPLLEKKIQKSGRNNNGRITVRHRGGGHKHHIRIVDFKRNKHDIPAKVERIEYDPNRSSRLALLCYADGERRYIVAPRGLEVGTEILTGQVAPIKTGNAMPIKNIPVGTTIHCVELKPGKGAQIARSAGTSVQLLAREGEYAQLRLRSGEVRKVHINCIATIGEVGNDEHSLRKLGKAGAVRWRGVRPTVRGVVMNPVDHPHGGGEGRTSGGRHPVSPWGVPTKGYRTRNNKRTDNMRVSRRPANKR, encoded by the coding sequence ATGTCTATTTTAAAAGTTAAACCTACAACGCCAGGACAAAGAGGATTACAAAAAGTAGTTACTGAGGGTTTACATAAGGGTAAACCACATGCTCCTTTACTTGAAAAGAAAATTCAAAAGTCTGGAAGAAATAACAATGGTCGAATAACGGTTCGTCATCGCGGAGGCGGTCATAAACACCACATCCGTATTGTCGATTTTAAGCGAAACAAGCACGATATTCCAGCCAAAGTTGAACGTATCGAATATGATCCAAACAGAAGTTCACGCTTAGCTCTCTTATGCTATGCCGATGGAGAAAGACGATACATTGTTGCTCCACGTGGCCTAGAAGTTGGAACAGAGATCTTAACTGGACAAGTCGCTCCAATCAAAACTGGTAATGCGATGCCGATTAAGAATATTCCTGTCGGTACTACCATTCACTGTGTTGAGCTTAAACCAGGCAAGGGTGCACAGATCGCGAGATCAGCTGGTACCTCTGTTCAGCTATTAGCTAGAGAAGGTGAATACGCTCAGCTTCGTTTAAGATCAGGTGAGGTAAGAAAAGTCCATATCAACTGCATTGCAACAATTGGTGAAGTAGGAAACGACGAGCACTCATTAAGAAAACTTGGCAAAGCTGGTGCTGTTCGATGGAGAGGTGTGAGACCGACTGTTCGAGGTGTTGTGATGAACCCAGTCGATCACCCACATGGCGGCGGTGAAGGCCGTACTTCTGGTGGACGTCATCCAGTAAGCCCATGGGGTGTTCCAACTAAGGGATACAGAACTAGAAATAACAAACGTACTGATAACATGAGAGTTAGCCGCAGACCGGCTAATAAGAGGTAA
- a CDS encoding 30S ribosomal protein S19 produces the protein MSRSIKKGPFVDSHLSKKVDVAQETRDRKPIKTWSRRSMILPSFIGLTIAVHNGRQHVPVLITENMVGHKLGEFAATRTFKGHSGDRKAK, from the coding sequence ATGTCAAGATCAATTAAAAAAGGACCTTTTGTTGATTCGCATCTATCTAAAAAAGTAGATGTTGCTCAAGAAACAAGAGATAGAAAACCAATTAAGACTTGGTCAAGAAGATCAATGATTTTACCTAGCTTTATCGGTTTAACCATTGCAGTTCACAACGGTAGACAACATGTTCCAGTTTTAATTACTGAAAACATGGTTGGACACAAATTAGGTGAATTTGCTGCAACAAGAACTTTTAAAGGTCACTCCGGCGACAGGAAGGCGAAATAA
- a CDS encoding 50S ribosomal protein L22, producing the protein MATNEVSAILRGVRISPQKARLVADQVRGKKVDNALNILTFSPKKGAEIIKKVVESAIANAENNNGADIDELKVKTITVDKGMVFKRIRARAKGRAGRIIKPTCHIKVTVGS; encoded by the coding sequence ATGGCTACTAATGAAGTTTCTGCAATCTTAAGAGGTGTGAGAATTTCTCCTCAAAAAGCCCGTCTTGTTGCTGATCAGGTTCGAGGAAAAAAAGTTGATAATGCTTTAAATATTCTGACTTTTAGCCCAAAAAAAGGCGCTGAAATTATCAAGAAAGTTGTCGAATCTGCTATTGCAAACGCTGAAAATAATAATGGCGCTGATATTGACGAATTAAAAGTTAAAACCATCACCGTTGATAAAGGTATGGTCTTCAAACGGATTCGAGCTCGTGCAAAAGGCCGTGCTGGAAGAATTATTAAACCAACATGTCACATCAAAGTGACAGTAGGAAGTTAA
- a CDS encoding 30S ribosomal protein S3 yields MGQKINPIGFRLGVQKNWSSKWFTSTKNFPVFLNNDIKVREFLNKKLANAAVSKIIIERPAKNAKVTIMTARPGIVIGKKGEDIENLRSDLQGLMGIPVQLNIEEVRKPEIDATLIAQSIAQQLEKRVQFRRAMKRAMQNAMRLGAQGIKIMSSGRLNGIEIARSEWYREGRVPLHTLRADIDYGVARAHTQYGIIGIKVWIYKGEVFQDDKVASPITKDVVGDTSLDDNKPAKKAAKPAAKKTTVKAATKKTTVKAATKKTEAKEEPVVTDKADTTESSNEESGKDNNEA; encoded by the coding sequence ATGGGTCAAAAAATTAATCCAATTGGTTTTCGTTTAGGTGTTCAAAAGAACTGGTCGTCTAAATGGTTTACTAGTACTAAGAATTTCCCTGTTTTTTTAAATAATGATATTAAAGTAAGAGAATTCTTAAATAAAAAGCTAGCTAATGCCGCAGTGAGTAAGATCATCATCGAGCGTCCAGCAAAAAATGCGAAAGTAACAATAATGACAGCCAGACCAGGTATTGTTATTGGTAAAAAAGGTGAGGATATTGAGAATCTTCGTTCTGACCTTCAAGGATTAATGGGTATTCCTGTTCAGCTTAATATTGAAGAAGTAAGAAAACCTGAAATTGATGCTACTTTGATTGCTCAGAGTATTGCTCAACAGCTTGAAAAGCGTGTTCAGTTTAGAAGAGCTATGAAAAGAGCGATGCAGAATGCAATGAGATTAGGCGCTCAGGGCATTAAAATTATGAGTTCTGGAAGACTTAATGGTATCGAAATTGCCCGATCAGAATGGTACCGTGAAGGAAGAGTTCCGCTACATACACTTCGAGCAGATATTGACTATGGTGTAGCAAGAGCTCATACACAATACGGAATTATTGGAATTAAAGTTTGGATTTATAAAGGTGAAGTATTTCAAGATGATAAAGTTGCATCACCAATTACAAAAGATGTTGTTGGCGATACATCATTAGATGACAATAAACCGGCAAAAAAAGCAGCAAAACCAGCTGCAAAAAAAACAACAGTAAAAGCTGCTACGAAGAAAACAACAGTAAAAGCTGCTACGAAGAAAACTGAAGCGAAAGAGGAACCTGTAGTTACGGATAAAGCTGACACCACAGAGTCTTCAAATGAAGAGTCAGGCAAAGATAATAACGAGGCTTAA
- a CDS encoding 50S ribosomal protein L16, whose protein sequence is MLQPAKQKFRKQHKGRNTGIATTGNKVSFGEFGLKAITRGRITARQIEAARRVMTRHIKRGGRVWIRMFPDKPISKKPAEVRMGKGKGSVEYYVAEIKPGKMLYEMDGVPEELAREAFRLAAAKLPVQTTFITRHIGG, encoded by the coding sequence ATGTTACAACCAGCAAAACAAAAATTTAGAAAACAACATAAAGGCAGAAATACCGGTATCGCAACTACTGGTAACAAAGTCAGCTTTGGTGAGTTCGGCCTTAAGGCAATTACTCGCGGAAGAATTACAGCCCGACAGATTGAGGCTGCTCGAAGAGTGATGACTAGACATATCAAGAGGGGCGGACGTGTCTGGATACGTATGTTCCCAGATAAGCCGATTTCAAAAAAACCTGCTGAGGTTCGTATGGGTAAAGGTAAAGGTAGTGTTGAGTATTATGTTGCCGAAATCAAACCAGGAAAAATGTTGTATGAAATGGATGGCGTACCTGAGGAATTAGCGAGAGAGGCTTTTAGGCTTGCAGCCGCTAAACTTCCAGTGCAAACAACATTTATAACAAGACACATTGGAGGTTAG
- a CDS encoding 50S ribosomal protein L29, with the protein MKAVELRKKSVEDLGKELIELRKAQFNAKMQLTMQQSNKTDQISKIKKDIARVKHVMAEKVEAK; encoded by the coding sequence ATGAAAGCTGTTGAATTAAGAAAAAAATCTGTTGAAGATCTTGGTAAAGAGTTAATTGAATTGAGAAAGGCTCAATTTAACGCAAAAATGCAATTAACAATGCAGCAGTCAAATAAAACTGACCAGATATCTAAAATTAAAAAAGACATTGCACGTGTAAAACATGTGATGGCTGAAAAAGTGGAGGCTAAATAA
- a CDS encoding 30S ribosomal protein S17: MVEAQKNIRTMQGKVLSNKMDKTVTVLVERRVKHPVVGKVIKLSNKFHAHDEKNEIGEGDLVEIAESKPMSKTKTWVVTKVLSKAPQVN, translated from the coding sequence ATGGTTGAAGCTCAAAAAAATATTAGAACTATGCAAGGCAAGGTTCTAAGTAACAAAATGGACAAGACAGTCACAGTGCTGGTTGAAAGAAGAGTAAAGCATCCAGTCGTTGGTAAAGTGATAAAACTGTCCAATAAATTTCATGCTCATGACGAAAAAAATGAAATTGGTGAAGGCGATTTAGTTGAAATTGCTGAGTCTAAACCAATGTCAAAAACGAAAACATGGGTGGTTACTAAAGTTTTATCAAAAGCTCCGCAAGTTAATTAA
- a CDS encoding 50S ribosomal protein L14, producing the protein MIQMQSKLEVADNTGARSVQCIKVLGGSKRRYASVGDIIKVSVKEAMPRGRVKKGEVYDAVVVRTAKGVRRPDGSLIKFDGNAAVLLNNKLEPIGTRIFGPVTRELRTEKFMKIVSLAPEVI; encoded by the coding sequence ATGATACAAATGCAATCAAAATTAGAGGTTGCCGATAATACTGGTGCACGTTCCGTTCAGTGCATTAAGGTTCTTGGTGGTTCAAAACGCCGCTACGCTAGCGTTGGAGACATTATTAAAGTTAGTGTTAAAGAAGCTATGCCACGAGGAAGAGTTAAAAAAGGTGAAGTCTATGACGCCGTCGTTGTTCGCACAGCAAAGGGTGTTAGAAGACCTGATGGCTCACTAATAAAATTCGATGGCAATGCAGCTGTTTTATTAAACAACAAATTAGAACCTATTGGCACTCGTATTTTCGGACCTGTTACAAGGGAACTTAGAACAGAAAAGTTTATGAAAATCGTTTCATTAGCGCCGGAAGTTATATAA